One genomic region from Sulfuriflexus mobilis encodes:
- a CDS encoding thermonuclease family protein yields the protein MLPQAFLEKASRYGRLFYFGLWLTSLSTLAAAEIHCPPSRIDARAHVSHVYDGDTVRLQSGDKVRLIGINTPEMARDERPAEPLARAARQALLKLLQQHEYQIDLRYGQQRRDRYGRLLAHAYTPQGESLGTHLLNKGLASLIAIPPNVHDLSCYAEAEKMARSSRLGLWGLPNITDSSALSRHARGFKIVRGKVVRIGEGRQNLWLNLAGGMALRIDKNDLHWFEPQNPRAFAGKTVIARGWLYARKGEQRMRVRHPYSLELMSDE from the coding sequence ATGCTGCCACAAGCATTTTTAGAAAAGGCGTCCCGCTACGGACGCCTTTTTTATTTCGGCCTGTGGCTGACCAGCCTCAGCACCCTTGCCGCCGCTGAGATCCATTGCCCGCCTTCTCGTATCGATGCCCGGGCACACGTCAGTCATGTCTACGATGGCGACACCGTGCGCCTGCAGTCCGGTGACAAGGTCCGCCTGATCGGCATCAACACACCCGAGATGGCGCGCGATGAGCGCCCTGCCGAACCACTGGCCCGTGCAGCCCGCCAGGCATTGCTCAAACTGCTTCAACAGCACGAATACCAAATCGACCTGCGTTATGGGCAACAACGACGCGACCGTTACGGCCGCTTGCTGGCCCATGCCTATACCCCGCAAGGTGAAAGCCTCGGCACCCACCTGCTTAACAAGGGGCTGGCCAGCCTGATCGCCATACCACCCAATGTGCATGACCTGTCTTGTTATGCCGAGGCAGAGAAAATGGCGCGCAGCAGCAGGCTTGGACTATGGGGCCTGCCGAACATCACCGACTCGTCTGCTCTGTCGCGCCATGCCCGTGGGTTTAAAATCGTGCGTGGCAAGGTCGTGCGTATCGGTGAGGGCCGGCAGAACCTGTGGCTGAACCTCGCCGGTGGGATGGCGCTACGTATCGATAAAAATGACCTGCACTGGTTTGAGCCGCAAAACCCGCGCGCGTTTGCCGGCAAGACCGTTATTGCCCGTGGCTGGCTTTATGCCCGCAAGGGCGAGCAACGCATGCGGGTGCGCCACCCTTATTCATTAGAATTGATGAGTGATGAATGA
- the rpmE gene encoding 50S ribosomal protein L31, with amino-acid sequence MKPEIHPTYEAVKVTCSCGNSFDTRSTRGGDAMTVEVCSECHPFYTGKQKLLDTAGRVDKFKQKYGRRKSS; translated from the coding sequence ATGAAGCCGGAAATTCATCCTACATACGAGGCCGTCAAGGTCACCTGCAGCTGTGGCAACAGCTTTGACACCCGTTCCACCCGCGGTGGCGATGCCATGACGGTTGAAGTCTGCTCAGAATGCCACCCGTTCTACACCGGTAAGCAGAAATTGCTGGATACCGCCGGTCGCGTGGACAAGTTCAAGCAAAAGTATGGCCGTCGCAAAAGCAGCTAA
- a CDS encoding DUF3135 domain-containing protein has translation MNSSLFTEMGFDDWCDLASKDPEAFETARDAVIEEFLASIPGNSRKRLRCLQWRIDMIRQRSSNPMAACLDIYSMMWDRLAGEKGMLETMQSMDSRRPGPSPQTAAKILPFQCKPGKTD, from the coding sequence ATGAATAGCAGTCTTTTCACCGAAATGGGGTTTGATGACTGGTGTGATTTGGCCAGTAAGGACCCGGAAGCCTTCGAGACCGCCCGCGATGCGGTAATCGAGGAATTTCTTGCCTCGATTCCAGGTAACTCGCGCAAACGCCTGCGCTGCCTGCAGTGGCGCATCGATATGATTCGTCAGCGCAGCAGCAACCCTATGGCAGCCTGCCTGGATATTTACAGTATGATGTGGGACCGCCTGGCCGGGGAAAAAGGTATGCTCGAGACCATGCAGTCTATGGATAGCCGGCGACCAGGACCCAGCCCGCAGACAGCGGCGAAAATCCTCCCTTTTCAATGCAAACCGGGGAAAACGGACTGA
- the rho gene encoding transcription termination factor Rho has translation MNLTELKQKSAAELVAMAQEMKVEGMARSRKQDIIFAILKAHAKSGEDIYGDGVLEILQDGFGFLRSADSSYLAGPDDIYVSPSQIRRFNLRTGDTISGKIRPPKDGERYFALLKVQDINFDKPENAKNKVLFENLTPLHPNERLALEIGNGSSEDITARVIDMVSPIGKGQRGLIVSPPKAGKTMMLMNIAQSITAKCPDCHLIVLLIDERPEEVTEMSRSVRGEVVSSTFDEPASRHVQVAEMVIEKAKRLVEHKKDVVILLDSITRLGRAYNTVVPSSGKVLTGGVDANALQRPKRFFGAARNIEEGGSLTILATALVETGSRMDDVIYEEFKGTGNMELHLDRNIAEKRVYPAINLNRSGTRREELLTDAAELQKLWILRKLLHPMEDTAASEFLLDKLKATKTNAEFFDSMKRS, from the coding sequence ATGAACCTGACCGAACTCAAGCAAAAATCCGCCGCCGAACTTGTTGCCATGGCACAAGAAATGAAAGTCGAAGGCATGGCCCGCTCGCGTAAACAAGACATCATCTTTGCCATTCTCAAGGCTCACGCAAAAAGCGGCGAAGATATCTATGGTGATGGTGTCCTCGAAATCCTTCAGGATGGCTTTGGCTTCCTGCGTTCCGCCGACAGTTCCTACCTTGCCGGCCCGGACGATATCTACGTCTCACCGAGTCAGATTCGACGCTTTAACCTGCGTACCGGTGACACCATCTCCGGCAAGATTCGTCCGCCGAAAGACGGTGAACGCTACTTCGCCCTGCTCAAGGTGCAGGACATCAACTTCGACAAGCCGGAAAATGCCAAGAACAAGGTCCTGTTCGAAAACCTGACCCCGCTGCACCCAAACGAACGTCTGGCGCTGGAAATTGGTAACGGCAGCAGCGAAGACATTACCGCCCGCGTCATCGACATGGTCTCGCCGATAGGTAAGGGGCAACGCGGTCTGATCGTCTCGCCGCCGAAGGCCGGTAAGACCATGATGCTCATGAATATTGCCCAGTCGATCACCGCCAAGTGCCCGGACTGTCACCTGATTGTACTGCTCATCGACGAACGCCCTGAAGAAGTAACTGAAATGTCACGCTCGGTACGCGGTGAGGTGGTCTCCTCGACCTTTGATGAACCGGCCAGCCGTCACGTACAGGTCGCCGAGATGGTGATTGAGAAGGCCAAACGCCTGGTGGAACATAAAAAAGACGTGGTGATCCTGCTCGACTCCATCACCCGTCTCGGCCGTGCCTACAACACCGTCGTGCCTTCATCCGGCAAGGTACTGACCGGTGGTGTCGATGCCAACGCCCTGCAGCGGCCGAAGCGTTTCTTCGGCGCCGCGCGTAACATCGAGGAAGGCGGTTCACTGACCATCCTCGCCACCGCGCTGGTCGAGACCGGCTCGCGTATGGACGATGTGATCTACGAAGAGTTCAAGGGCACGGGTAACATGGAACTGCACCTCGACCGCAACATTGCCGAGAAACGCGTTTACCCGGCCATCAACCTGAACCGCTCCGGCACGCGCCGCGAGGAACTGCTCACGGATGCGGCTGAACTACAGAAACTGTGGATCCTGCGCAAACTACTGCATCCAATGGAGGACACCGCTGCCAGTGAATTCCTGCTCGATAAGTTAAAGGCGACCAAAACCAATGCCGAATTCTTTGATTCGATGAAGCGCAGTTAA
- a CDS encoding M48 family metalloprotease, translated as MRHPTNLPVLASLLLLGSLLFNSGCAVNPVSGESDFVLLSEDQEIAIGRENHAVIIKRYGRYKEQKLQDYVQQIGERLAAVSHRSNLIYRFTVLDSPEVNAFALPGGYIYITRGLLAYLNNEAELAAVLGHEIGHVTARHGVRQHSAATATGILAGVLASQTGVTGAGDLFNVIGTALVRGYGREHELESDRLGAEYLARSGYDPLAMLEVIRVLKNQEVYDRELAKREDREPRVYHGVFATHPDNDTRLQQVVGGARALQKQNGPKQINLVSFLRHLEGLVFGDSEEQGILHKNRFYHRELNVTLTFPEGWRIDNRPEQLVAIAPKNAGLLQVTALDLNRRLTPQQFMQDRLKLDNLQQGEAFRHHDLEGYTALARTRTSYGERLVRVVVVFLKDKAWVFSGVAKDEQNPFHFDRLFIDTAKSFRTLTSEEYELARAHRLHIITAKDATRFAQLGKDSRLANDAENQLRLLNHYYPTGEPAAGTPLKVVK; from the coding sequence ATGAGACACCCAACTAATTTACCTGTGCTTGCATCACTGCTGTTACTTGGCAGCCTGTTGTTCAATAGTGGCTGTGCCGTCAACCCGGTGAGCGGGGAGTCTGATTTTGTGCTGCTCTCCGAAGACCAGGAGATCGCCATCGGCCGCGAGAACCACGCCGTGATCATCAAGCGTTATGGCCGCTATAAAGAACAAAAACTCCAGGATTATGTGCAGCAGATTGGTGAACGCCTGGCGGCCGTCAGCCATCGCAGTAACCTGATCTATCGCTTTACCGTCCTCGACAGTCCCGAGGTCAATGCCTTTGCTCTGCCCGGCGGTTATATCTACATCACCCGCGGCCTGCTCGCCTACCTGAACAACGAGGCCGAACTGGCCGCCGTACTCGGCCATGAGATCGGCCATGTCACCGCACGCCACGGCGTCCGCCAGCACAGTGCCGCCACCGCGACCGGCATCCTCGCCGGGGTGCTGGCCTCGCAGACCGGGGTCACTGGTGCCGGTGACCTGTTTAATGTCATCGGTACCGCCCTGGTACGCGGTTACGGTCGCGAACATGAACTCGAATCGGATCGACTCGGTGCCGAATACCTGGCACGTAGTGGCTACGACCCGCTGGCCATGCTCGAGGTCATTCGTGTATTAAAAAATCAGGAGGTTTATGATCGTGAACTCGCCAAGCGCGAGGACCGTGAGCCACGTGTGTATCACGGCGTGTTTGCCACGCACCCCGATAACGACACGCGACTACAACAAGTCGTCGGGGGTGCCCGGGCATTGCAAAAACAAAACGGTCCCAAGCAGATCAACCTCGTCAGCTTCCTGCGTCATCTCGAAGGTCTCGTCTTCGGTGACAGCGAGGAACAGGGCATTCTGCATAAAAACCGTTTTTATCACCGCGAACTAAACGTTACCCTCACCTTTCCCGAGGGCTGGCGTATCGACAACCGGCCCGAGCAGCTAGTCGCCATCGCCCCAAAGAATGCCGGCTTGCTGCAGGTCACCGCATTGGACCTGAACCGTCGGCTGACACCACAGCAGTTCATGCAGGACCGACTGAAACTCGACAATCTGCAACAGGGTGAGGCCTTCCGTCATCATGACCTCGAGGGTTATACCGCCCTTGCCCGTACACGTACAAGCTACGGAGAGCGACTGGTACGGGTTGTGGTCGTGTTCCTCAAGGACAAGGCCTGGGTCTTCAGTGGCGTGGCGAAAGACGAGCAAAATCCATTCCACTTCGACCGCCTGTTTATCGACACCGCCAAGAGTTTTCGTACCCTCACCAGCGAAGAATACGAACTGGCCAGGGCTCACCGGTTACATATCATTACCGCCAAAGACGCGACCCGTTTTGCCCAACTTGGCAAGGATTCGCGCCTGGCCAATGATGCCGAGAACCAGTTGCGCCTGCTCAACCACTACTACCCAACGGGTGAACCGGCCGCTGGCACGCCATTGAAGGTGGTGAAATAA
- the trxA gene encoding thioredoxin TrxA yields the protein MSDSIVHVTDDTFEASVINAEGPVLVDYWADWCGPCKMIAPILDEICEEYAGKITITKLNIDENPGTPPKYGIRGIPTLMIFKGGNVEATKVGAVSKSQLTAFIDSNI from the coding sequence TTGAGCGACAGTATCGTTCATGTTACAGACGACACCTTTGAGGCCAGCGTCATTAACGCCGAAGGCCCTGTACTCGTAGACTACTGGGCAGACTGGTGTGGTCCATGCAAGATGATCGCGCCGATCCTCGATGAGATCTGTGAGGAATATGCCGGCAAGATCACCATTACCAAACTCAATATCGATGAAAACCCTGGGACGCCACCTAAATATGGTATCCGTGGTATTCCGACCCTGATGATTTTCAAGGGCGGCAACGTCGAAGCGACGAAGGTGGGGGCTGTATCCAAGTCACAACTGACAGCCTTTATTGACAGCAACATCTGA